The proteins below are encoded in one region of Paenibacillus albus:
- a CDS encoding spore germination protein, with amino-acid sequence MNNSDGNSGSSSQSTANNRSRVITKASSPILDQTQNVKLTASLETTIQEIQSIMKDDSDFIQRRFQVFGEYNAAIFYYSSMIDQAMINSSIMKPLMHVPGMPGEKRIEQNELHDVLMNQIIYHSEVKAESNLSAIVEGLLRGHTAVIIDGLDQAFLISTSNIDKRAVDQPATEQVIRGPREGFIELLDKNISLIRYRLQTPELRIQTMEVGRRSRSRVAICYMDGITNAELVNEVKHRISKIDIDAVLDSGYLEQFIEDNHYTPFPQVQYTERPDKVVANLLEGRVAILVNGSPLALIVPTVFSQFYQTAEDYTERFVMMSAIRLARLVALVFSLVFPSLYVSIISFNPELIPTEFAVAVAGGRAGVPFPAVIEVLIIEISMEVLREATIRLPRQIGGALSIVGVLVIGQAAVSAGFASPITVVIIALTTIGSFATPAYNAALSLRLLRFPLIIFAGIFGLYGVVIGLILIANHLLSLKSFGVPYLTPWVPGDIQGMKDLLVRGPLWRMGNRPSFLYPEDSQRVSPDTVTGMNEPPYNVLDPEEITKEKGSE; translated from the coding sequence ATGAACAACAGCGACGGTAACAGCGGCAGCAGCAGCCAAAGCACTGCTAACAACCGCTCGCGGGTTATTACCAAAGCATCGAGCCCTATTTTGGACCAAACTCAAAACGTGAAGCTGACTGCAAGCTTGGAAACTACCATACAGGAAATCCAAAGCATTATGAAGGATGACAGTGACTTTATCCAGCGCAGGTTCCAAGTTTTCGGCGAATACAACGCAGCGATCTTTTATTACTCCAGCATGATTGATCAAGCGATGATCAATAGCAGCATTATGAAGCCGCTTATGCATGTGCCGGGAATGCCGGGAGAGAAGAGGATCGAGCAGAACGAGCTGCACGATGTGCTCATGAACCAAATTATTTACCATAGTGAGGTAAAGGCCGAGTCAAACTTGTCCGCAATCGTTGAAGGCTTGCTGCGCGGACATACAGCCGTCATTATCGACGGGTTGGATCAGGCTTTCTTGATCAGCACGAGCAATATTGACAAGCGTGCCGTCGATCAGCCTGCAACCGAGCAGGTCATTCGAGGGCCTCGCGAAGGTTTCATTGAACTGCTGGATAAGAATATCTCCTTGATCCGCTACCGGCTGCAAACGCCGGAGCTGCGTATTCAAACGATGGAGGTCGGCCGGAGAAGCCGATCCCGCGTTGCGATATGTTATATGGACGGCATAACGAATGCGGAGCTTGTTAATGAAGTCAAACATCGAATATCGAAGATCGATATTGATGCGGTTCTGGATTCCGGATATTTGGAGCAGTTTATCGAGGATAACCATTACACGCCGTTCCCGCAGGTTCAATATACGGAACGGCCGGATAAGGTCGTTGCTAATCTTCTTGAAGGCCGAGTTGCGATTCTCGTTAACGGTTCGCCACTTGCTCTGATTGTACCGACCGTCTTCAGCCAGTTCTATCAAACGGCTGAAGACTATACGGAACGATTCGTTATGATGAGCGCGATTCGGCTCGCGAGGCTCGTCGCGCTTGTATTCTCGCTTGTGTTCCCTTCTCTTTATGTATCTATCATCTCCTTCAACCCGGAGCTGATTCCGACCGAGTTCGCCGTTGCCGTAGCAGGAGGCCGAGCCGGCGTACCGTTCCCGGCGGTTATTGAAGTGCTCATTATCGAGATCTCGATGGAAGTGCTGAGAGAAGCGACCATCCGTCTGCCGCGGCAGATCGGCGGCGCTCTCTCCATTGTCGGTGTGCTCGTTATCGGACAAGCAGCGGTATCCGCGGGGTTCGCCAGCCCGATAACCGTCGTCATTATTGCGCTCACGACGATTGGATCATTCGCTACACCGGCCTACAACGCGGCTTTGTCGCTAAGGCTGCTGCGGTTTCCGCTCATTATCTTTGCCGGTATATTCGGGTTATATGGCGTGGTGATCGGGCTTATTCTCATCGCGAACCATCTCTTATCTTTGAAATCGTTCGGCGTGCCTTATTTAACGCCATGGGTGCCGGGCGATATCCAAGGCATGAAGGATCTGCTCGTTCGGGGGCCGCTCTGGAGAATGGGCAACAGGCCTTCCTTCCTTTATCCGGAAGATTCGCAAAGGGTGAGCCCAGACACAGTCACCGGTATGAACGAACCGCCCTACAACGTGCTTGATCCGGAGGAAATCACCAAAGAGAAGGGGTCAGAGTGA
- a CDS encoding GerAB/ArcD/ProY family transporter: MPNYRQITTVQAAAVLVSSIIGVGVLPLPLFAVRAGDAGAPLVTLLGVMVGFIGLLLITLLGMRFPDKNIIQYSQDIIGRWFAALGSICIIVFFSVLTSLAAREFGEVVVTSVLKETPLEVTVIVMLMLAAVSTRNNMTTFAYIHLFYFPFLLLPALLIVSLSLKNADVINLQPVWGNQPGHMLSGVLTVAALFQGSFVLTLVIPAMQNPRKAMKASLYGMLISGGLYIVIVIAAVGVFGAEEIKNLLWPTLELAKATSLPANILERLDAAFLAVWVTAVFTTLFSSYYLTLRAVSTLTGLKDHNALSFFLLPFVFIMAVIPQNILSMYETIEGVGRIGLFITSGYPAFLLILAFIRKKRGDRSHANQVDPIR; the protein is encoded by the coding sequence ATGCCAAACTACCGTCAGATAACGACCGTTCAAGCTGCTGCCGTTCTAGTAAGCTCCATCATTGGCGTGGGCGTTCTGCCTTTGCCTCTCTTCGCTGTGCGTGCAGGAGATGCAGGCGCCCCGCTGGTGACATTGCTTGGCGTAATGGTCGGTTTTATTGGACTCTTGTTGATTACGCTCCTTGGCATGCGGTTTCCGGATAAGAACATCATTCAGTACAGTCAGGACATTATCGGCAGATGGTTCGCTGCGTTAGGCAGTATATGCATCATCGTTTTCTTCTCCGTCTTGACCTCGCTTGCCGCGCGTGAGTTCGGCGAGGTGGTCGTTACCTCGGTTCTGAAGGAAACGCCGCTGGAGGTGACAGTCATTGTCATGCTGATGCTCGCGGCGGTCTCGACCCGCAATAATATGACCACTTTTGCCTATATCCACCTCTTCTATTTTCCTTTTTTACTGCTTCCCGCACTTCTCATCGTATCGCTTTCATTGAAAAACGCAGACGTGATCAACCTTCAGCCCGTGTGGGGCAATCAGCCGGGTCATATGCTGTCAGGTGTCCTGACGGTAGCGGCCTTGTTCCAAGGCTCATTCGTGCTGACGCTCGTTATTCCTGCGATGCAAAATCCGCGGAAGGCGATGAAAGCGAGCTTATACGGCATGCTGATCTCCGGCGGACTCTATATTGTAATCGTTATTGCGGCTGTCGGCGTATTCGGCGCAGAAGAGATCAAAAATTTGCTATGGCCGACCTTGGAGCTAGCCAAAGCGACATCCCTTCCGGCAAACATTCTAGAGCGATTGGATGCGGCTTTTCTGGCGGTATGGGTGACGGCAGTGTTTACGACCTTATTCTCCAGTTATTACTTGACCCTTCGGGCAGTCAGTACACTAACGGGCTTGAAGGATCACAATGCACTGTCGTTCTTCCTGCTGCCTTTTGTGTTCATCATGGCTGTCATCCCGCAAAATATTTTGAGCATGTATGAAACCATCGAAGGAGTCGGTCGCATAGGTCTGTTCATTACGAGCGGCTATCCGGCTTTTCTGCTCATCTTGGCATTCATTCGGAAGAAAAGAGGCGATCGGTCACATGCCAATCAGGTGGATCCGATCCGTTAA
- a CDS encoding Ger(x)C family spore germination protein, translating to MPIRWIRSVKLALLMIISIPCLTGCWDRLEIEDRAVVLGISIDESKKLTQEENESQVIESAPKTDMVHVAVQIALPGRIPLGPSESGGANSGSQGTVWVIDVVGHSIDDALMNLQQQISGRLFFGHLRVIVVSEKVARKGLENVNDFFRRNSEVRRMAWLMITKDNARKLMTAAPKLERVPTLYLIATLDEGIRMGKFPKDYIGVFWSNSVKKGQEGFLPYVELRKEGNVEVSGLAIFKNSKMVGRTQPLDIGGYMGIKGSNPAGYRVFVNLGGAEKTVMATTTHREAKTKPSIKNGYPHFDISIMLEINVEEKISDAVMISDVEALKQVEKDEKKKALKVYSNTIKMTQAKGADIFGFGELIRAKKPSYWNSKIRTKERWQEMYKEKATFEFHVSVKARRVGMRAK from the coding sequence ATGCCAATCAGGTGGATCCGATCCGTTAAGCTTGCTCTTCTCATGATCATTTCGATTCCTTGTCTTACAGGGTGCTGGGACCGGCTGGAGATTGAAGATCGTGCTGTCGTGCTTGGTATTTCAATCGATGAGTCGAAGAAATTAACGCAAGAAGAGAATGAATCGCAAGTGATCGAGTCTGCTCCTAAGACGGACATGGTGCATGTGGCTGTCCAAATCGCTCTTCCTGGCCGAATCCCGCTCGGTCCGAGCGAGAGTGGAGGCGCAAACTCAGGCTCGCAGGGCACGGTCTGGGTAATCGACGTGGTCGGACACTCCATTGATGATGCACTGATGAACTTGCAGCAGCAGATATCAGGCAGGCTGTTCTTCGGCCATTTGCGCGTCATCGTCGTCTCGGAGAAGGTCGCGAGGAAGGGGCTGGAGAACGTGAACGACTTCTTCCGCCGAAATTCAGAGGTTAGGCGCATGGCATGGCTTATGATTACCAAAGACAATGCCCGGAAGCTCATGACCGCGGCGCCTAAGCTCGAGCGAGTTCCTACGCTGTATTTGATCGCTACCTTGGATGAAGGCATAAGGATGGGGAAGTTTCCTAAGGATTACATCGGCGTCTTCTGGAGCAATTCCGTGAAAAAGGGACAAGAGGGCTTCCTCCCTTACGTGGAGCTCCGCAAAGAGGGGAACGTCGAGGTGTCGGGTTTAGCCATCTTTAAGAACAGCAAAATGGTCGGCAGGACACAACCGCTCGATATCGGCGGTTATATGGGCATTAAAGGAAGCAACCCGGCCGGTTATCGGGTGTTTGTTAATCTTGGCGGGGCGGAGAAGACGGTCATGGCGACTACCACTCACCGTGAAGCAAAAACGAAGCCGTCTATTAAGAACGGCTATCCCCATTTTGATATCTCGATCATGCTGGAGATCAATGTAGAGGAAAAGATAAGCGACGCCGTTATGATTAGCGATGTCGAGGCATTGAAGCAGGTGGAGAAAGATGAGAAGAAGAAAGCGCTGAAGGTGTATTCCAACACGATCAAGATGACGCAAGCCAAAGGCGCGGATATTTTCGGTTTCGGCGAACTCATCAGAGCGAAGAAGCCGTCCTATTGGAACAGCAAAATCCGAACGAAAGAGCGTTGGCAGGAAATGTACAAAGAGAAGGCTACGTTTGAATTCCATGTGAGCGTGAAGGCGAGACGAGTCGGCATGAGAGCCAAGTAG
- a CDS encoding CLC_0170 family protein, with protein sequence MFNGGYGAVSFVSYSIPLFLLTGFLILIYDTKKYRMMQMKKELKLSRVLGWTNIVLGAMFIVMDYFMM encoded by the coding sequence ATGTTTAACGGGGGCTATGGAGCAGTAAGCTTTGTCAGTTATTCAATACCTTTGTTTCTGCTCACGGGTTTTCTGATTCTGATCTACGATACGAAGAAGTATCGGATGATGCAGATGAAGAAGGAGCTGAAGCTGTCCCGAGTTCTAGGCTGGACGAACATCGTGCTTGGAGCTATGTTTATCGTGATGGATTATTTCATGATGTAG
- a CDS encoding PQQ-dependent sugar dehydrogenase encodes MKRVRVSHLAVVLLLSLLLSACRGEPVTKETSNEPQQQQQQPAIKLETIVPEGTLDNPVGVVSENGVTRDLEGKLFVIEQKGRIVMVDPAHPATGAKTVLDIRDRVYTDGNEQGLLGLAFHPKKPGVAFVNYTTKTHSVIARFVMKDPEHPELLDPKSEVILLTYEQPFANHKGGQLAFGPDGYLYIGTGDGGSGGDPYGNGQNKQTLLGKILRINVDVGGYQGKRYSIPADNPFADGEAGAPEIYAYGLRNPWRFSFDSVTGKLWAADVGQNRLEEIDIVEKGGNYGWNVMEGNLCYKPEEGCDRTGLIEPLYTYGRDLGVSVTGGFVYRGSAIPDLVGWYIYGDYAKGTIWALRQEADSRVRNVTLLQSGELITSFGVDAAGELYVCAQNGSLLRIVQG; translated from the coding sequence ATGAAACGTGTACGAGTGAGCCATCTGGCAGTTGTCCTGTTGCTGAGCCTGCTTCTGTCCGCATGCCGGGGAGAGCCGGTAACGAAGGAGACTAGCAATGAGCCGCAGCAGCAACAGCAGCAGCCTGCGATTAAGCTGGAGACGATTGTCCCGGAGGGCACGCTCGACAATCCGGTTGGCGTGGTGAGCGAGAACGGTGTGACGAGGGACTTAGAGGGTAAATTGTTTGTGATCGAGCAGAAAGGAAGGATAGTCATGGTTGATCCGGCGCATCCTGCAACGGGAGCGAAGACGGTACTGGATATTCGGGACCGTGTCTATACGGACGGGAATGAGCAGGGGCTGCTCGGGCTTGCTTTTCATCCGAAGAAGCCGGGTGTCGCATTCGTGAACTACACGACGAAGACGCATTCCGTCATCGCCAGATTCGTGATGAAGGACCCGGAGCATCCGGAGCTGCTCGATCCGAAGAGCGAGGTCATTCTGCTAACCTATGAGCAGCCTTTCGCGAATCATAAAGGCGGTCAGCTAGCTTTTGGCCCAGACGGTTATTTGTACATCGGAACAGGAGACGGAGGCAGCGGCGGTGATCCTTATGGCAATGGTCAGAATAAACAAACACTGCTCGGCAAAATATTGCGCATCAACGTGGATGTCGGTGGATACCAAGGCAAGCGATACAGCATTCCGGCGGATAATCCCTTCGCGGATGGGGAAGCCGGCGCACCAGAGATCTATGCGTATGGCTTGCGCAATCCATGGCGGTTCAGCTTCGATTCCGTGACGGGAAAGCTGTGGGCCGCAGATGTTGGGCAGAACCGGCTTGAGGAGATTGATATCGTCGAGAAAGGTGGCAACTATGGCTGGAATGTGATGGAGGGCAACCTCTGTTACAAGCCGGAAGAGGGCTGCGACCGCACAGGGCTGATCGAGCCGCTATACACGTACGGGCGGGATCTTGGGGTTTCTGTTACAGGCGGCTTCGTGTACCGGGGCTCAGCGATACCTGATCTGGTTGGCTGGTATATCTATGGCGACTATGCAAAGGGCACGATCTGGGCGCTTCGGCAGGAGGCGGATAGCAGAGTGCGGAACGTGACGCTGCTTCAGTCAGGTGAGCTTATTACTTCCTTCGGCGTCGACGCTGCGGGCGAGCTGTATGTATGCGCGCAGAATGGCAGCTTGCTTCGGATTGTCCAAGGGTGA